CACCGGCGACACCGTCCTCTCCCAGGGCATGCTCAGACCCGGCTCCACATTGCTTCAGAAACCGTTCCCCCTGGAGGACCTGGTTCGCGCCTTGCAGGGAATCTCTGCCGGCGATGGCGCCTCATCCTAGCGGGTCGCGCGCGAGGCCACGCGTAGCATGAGCCGGGCGAGAAGCAGAATCAAAGCCATCCTGGTGGCGGAAGACGATCCAGCCGTGCGGGAGCTCCTGCGTGAGATCTTGAGCAACCAGGGCTATCTCGTGCTCCTGGCGGCGCATTCCGCTGAGGCCCTGGAGATCGCCCGGCAGCACCGCGGTCCCATCCATCTGCTGATCAGCGACGTCATCATGCCCGGCATCAGTGGGCCGGAGTTGGCCTACCAACTACGGGGTCTGCGACCCGAGATGAACGTGCTTTACGTCTCCGGCTATGCGGACGATGCTCTCAGCCGCAGGGGTGCGCTGGTCGAGGGCACGACATTTCTGCAAAAGCCCGTCTCTCCAGAAGTGCTCCTCGAAAAAGTCCGCCAGATTCTTGGCCGCGAAGGGTAGGTGAACTCCAGCGTCAATCTCCACGAGTTCGCGGAATTGTCGTGGCAGTTCGACGCTTAGCTGATCGTGGATGGCATTCAAAGGGGGCC
This genomic window from Terriglobales bacterium contains:
- a CDS encoding response regulator gives rise to the protein MSRARSRIKAILVAEDDPAVRELLREILSNQGYLVLLAAHSAEALEIARQHRGPIHLLISDVIMPGISGPELAYQLRGLRPEMNVLYVSGYADDALSRRGALVEGTTFLQKPVSPEVLLEKVRQILGREG